A single genomic interval of Croceibacter atlanticus HTCC2559 harbors:
- a CDS encoding aldo/keto reductase — protein sequence MEYNKIPGTDIKVSKICLGSMTWGEQNTEVEGHQQIEYALEQGVNFIDTAEMYSVPGKPETQGSTERIISSWLAKTGKRKDIVLASKITGPSPTFKHIRQPLDFSKSSIEDALHKSLKRLNTDYLDIYQLHWPERHTNFFGQRDYTHKPSEAWEDNFNEVLNTLEGYVKDGKVRQVGLSNETPYGVMRCAEEARKGNLKVVTVQNPYNLLNRKDEIGLSEVLLREQIGLLPYSPLGFGQLTGKYLEGKTPENGRVTLFPQYSRYHNPNAFEATRRYNEIAKSHNLSLTQMSLAFIRQKPFVTSTIIGATTLEQLKENIGSYNVTLSEEIINAIDEVHNDIPNPAP from the coding sequence ATGGAATACAACAAAATACCAGGAACAGATATTAAAGTAAGTAAAATTTGTTTAGGATCTATGACTTGGGGCGAGCAAAACACAGAAGTAGAAGGACACCAGCAAATAGAATATGCACTAGAGCAAGGTGTTAATTTTATAGATACTGCAGAAATGTATTCTGTTCCCGGAAAACCAGAGACACAAGGCTCTACAGAACGCATTATCAGTTCTTGGTTAGCAAAAACTGGTAAGAGAAAAGATATAGTATTAGCATCTAAAATTACAGGACCTAGCCCAACATTTAAACACATAAGGCAACCTTTAGATTTTAGTAAATCTTCAATAGAAGACGCTTTGCATAAAAGCCTTAAACGGTTAAATACAGATTATTTGGATATATACCAATTGCATTGGCCAGAACGACATACAAATTTTTTTGGACAGCGTGATTATACCCATAAACCGTCAGAAGCTTGGGAAGATAACTTTAATGAAGTTTTAAATACGCTGGAAGGTTATGTGAAAGATGGTAAGGTTAGACAAGTTGGTTTGAGTAATGAAACGCCTTACGGTGTTATGAGATGTGCCGAAGAAGCTAGAAAAGGCAACCTTAAGGTTGTTACAGTACAAAACCCATATAATCTTTTAAACCGAAAAGACGAGATAGGTTTGAGCGAAGTATTGCTAAGAGAACAAATTGGTCTATTACCATATTCTCCACTTGGGTTTGGGCAACTTACCGGGAAATACTTAGAAGGAAAAACGCCAGAGAATGGTAGAGTAACTTTATTTCCGCAGTACTCAAGATATCACAATCCTAATGCTTTTGAAGCTACACGTAGGTATAATGAAATTGCTAAGTCGCATAATTTAAGCCTCACACAAATGTCTCTTGCATTTATAAGACAAAAGCCATTTGTAACATCTACAATTATAGGTGCAACAACATTAGAGCAGCTAAAAGAAAACATTGGAAGTTACAACGTCACTTTATCTGAAGAGATTATAAACGCTATTGATGAAGTACACAATGACATTCCTAATCCTGCACCTTAA
- a CDS encoding glycosyltransferase codes for MLKKKILVAPLNWGLGHATRCIPIINALISDGFEPVLASDGAALALLKKEFPNLAFHELPSYNITYSKKGALFQFKMLLESPKLLKSIYAEQKALKKILKTANFHGIISDNRMGIRSTTIPSVFITHQLNVLSGSTTKFSSKLHRRYIKKFDECWVPDLEGSQNLSGKLGHLKNSTLRIKYLGPLSRFNKQLLPKTYDLLAMVSGPEPQREMLEDIFKVELKLFKGNVLLIKGKIEDKQTIEKDGNLTIYNYMMGKELEDAFNQSDLVISRSGYTTLMDVAKLGKPAFFIPTPGQFEQKYLAKRLKKMKLAPACKQHKFKVEKLKQVANYDGLGHLGNQWVNFSDFFKLF; via the coding sequence ATGCTGAAGAAAAAAATTCTGGTGGCACCACTTAATTGGGGATTAGGACACGCCACACGTTGTATTCCTATCATTAATGCATTAATTTCAGATGGCTTTGAGCCTGTTTTAGCTTCAGACGGTGCAGCCCTAGCTTTATTAAAAAAAGAATTCCCAAATTTAGCATTCCACGAGTTACCTTCTTATAACATAACTTACTCTAAAAAAGGAGCATTATTTCAGTTTAAAATGTTGCTGGAAAGTCCTAAACTACTAAAGAGTATTTATGCTGAGCAAAAAGCTTTAAAAAAGATTTTAAAGACTGCTAATTTTCACGGTATTATATCTGATAACCGTATGGGAATTAGGAGTACTACTATACCTTCTGTATTTATCACGCATCAACTAAATGTGTTGTCGGGCAGCACTACAAAATTCAGTTCTAAATTACACAGACGTTATATTAAAAAGTTTGATGAGTGTTGGGTTCCAGATTTAGAAGGTTCCCAAAATTTAAGTGGCAAGCTTGGGCACTTAAAAAACAGCACTCTACGCATTAAATATCTTGGGCCGTTAAGCAGATTTAATAAACAGCTATTACCCAAAACATACGATTTACTTGCTATGGTTTCTGGTCCAGAACCTCAACGCGAAATGCTAGAAGACATTTTTAAGGTGGAACTAAAACTTTTTAAAGGAAATGTGCTTCTTATAAAAGGAAAGATTGAAGACAAGCAGACTATCGAGAAAGACGGCAATTTGACCATTTACAATTATATGATGGGCAAAGAATTGGAAGATGCATTTAACCAAAGTGACTTGGTTATTTCCAGATCTGGCTATACAACGCTTATGGATGTTGCTAAATTAGGTAAACCCGCATTCTTTATACCTACACCAGGCCAGTTTGAACAAAAGTACTTAGCTAAGCGTTTAAAGAAAATGAAACTAGCGCCTGCTTGCAAGCAGCATAAATTTAAGGTGGAGAAACTAAAACAAGTGGCTAATTACGATGGTTTAGGTCATCTCGGTAATCAATGGGTCAACTTCAGTGACTTCTTCAAGCTTTTCTAG
- the trmB gene encoding tRNA (guanosine(46)-N7)-methyltransferase TrmB, translating into MGSKNKLKRFKENETFENVFQPTREDVVSGNFKHKGSWASFFGNSNPVIVELGCGKGEYSVGLAKKYPEKNFVGIDIKGARFWRGAKTAIEDEMPNVAFVRTQIELVEDIFAANEVDEIWITFPDPQIKYKRTKHRMTNTEFLQKYKRILKPGGVVNLKTDSEFMHGYTLGLLHGEGHEVLEANHNVYKNEYSPEDVIGIQTFYENQYLEQGKPITYIRFRIN; encoded by the coding sequence GTGGGAAGTAAAAATAAATTGAAGCGTTTTAAAGAAAATGAAACATTTGAAAATGTGTTTCAGCCAACGCGAGAAGATGTTGTTTCTGGAAACTTTAAACACAAAGGAAGTTGGGCCTCGTTTTTTGGTAATAGCAATCCTGTAATTGTTGAGTTAGGTTGTGGTAAAGGAGAGTATAGTGTGGGATTGGCTAAAAAATATCCAGAGAAAAATTTTGTGGGTATAGATATTAAAGGTGCTCGTTTTTGGCGTGGCGCAAAAACTGCAATTGAGGATGAGATGCCTAATGTGGCTTTTGTAAGAACCCAGATTGAATTGGTAGAAGATATTTTTGCAGCTAACGAAGTAGATGAAATATGGATTACTTTTCCAGATCCCCAAATTAAATACAAGCGCACAAAACACCGTATGACCAATACAGAGTTTTTGCAGAAATATAAAAGAATACTAAAACCTGGAGGTGTAGTTAATCTTAAAACAGATAGTGAATTTATGCATGGCTATACACTTGGCTTACTGCACGGTGAAGGACATGAAGTTTTAGAGGCTAACCATAATGTTTATAAAAACGAATATTCTCCAGAAGATGTGATTGGCATACAGACTTTCTATGAAAATCAGTATCTTGAACAAGGAAAACCTATAACTTATATTCGATTTAGGATAAACTAA
- a CDS encoding patatin-like phospholipase family protein codes for MRSIKIHSTAILLLCLILNSAYSFGQDNLDATKDIKVGLVLSGGGAKGLAHIGALKLIEESGVRIDYIGGTSMGAIIGGLYASGYSANQLDSIFKKTNFNTLIQDNLPRSAKTFYEKEDAEKYALTLPFDGFKISFPSGLSKGQNVYNYMNKLTTHIGDLNDFSKLPIPFFCMATNIENGKQVLLEEGSLPLAISASGAIPSIFSPVAIEDQILTDGGVSNNYPIEELKKKGVDVIIGINVQDSLVDRKNLSSAFEILTQVNNFRTIQDMESKREKTDIYIRPDITKYNVLSFDDGDSIIKNGYKAALLKFEDLKRVALRQKPKKASKVDVKSSDVLYIKDIIVTGNKNYPRSYILGKLKIRDYTLITYEDFNYGINNLSATGNFNRVNHQLIPDGDGYRVSIDVIESNEKMLLRLGLHYDDLYRTAGLLNITRKRLLFKNDITSLDFILGDNVRYNFEYYIDKGRYWSVGVKSRYNSFEKNINFSLIRENTNIPNFDVNQIEVNFEDLTNQIYGQTLFRQQFQLGLGLEHKYLRIDSETIGLDENTQLRGIIIENSHIFSTFGNLRLDTFDNKYYPTNGVFFDGDFHLYAFSSDFNNDFEEFSIAKGKIAYVFSPLHKFAFKIGSEAGFKIGNSNMNTLDFFLGGYGNKPINGIVPFYGYDFISLSGDSYIKGTLDLDFEVFNKNHIIASANFANVEDGLFKNGNWLTSPDFSGYALGYGIETLLGPVEVKWSYSPEVDESQYFFVVGFRF; via the coding sequence TTGAGATCAATTAAAATACATAGTACTGCTATCCTATTGCTTTGTTTAATCCTAAACTCTGCATACAGTTTTGGTCAGGATAATTTAGACGCTACAAAAGATATAAAAGTAGGCTTAGTACTTAGTGGTGGTGGCGCTAAAGGGTTAGCCCATATAGGTGCCTTAAAATTAATTGAAGAGTCTGGTGTTAGGATAGATTATATTGGCGGCACAAGTATGGGTGCTATTATTGGTGGCCTTTATGCCTCCGGATATTCTGCCAACCAACTAGATTCTATTTTTAAGAAAACCAATTTTAATACACTTATACAGGATAACCTTCCGCGAAGCGCTAAAACATTTTACGAAAAAGAAGACGCAGAGAAGTATGCTTTAACATTGCCTTTTGATGGCTTTAAAATCTCATTTCCATCAGGTTTAAGTAAAGGTCAGAATGTATATAACTACATGAATAAGCTTACAACTCATATTGGAGATTTAAATGATTTTAGCAAATTGCCTATTCCTTTTTTCTGTATGGCTACCAATATTGAAAATGGAAAACAAGTTTTATTAGAAGAAGGCTCATTACCGTTAGCTATTTCTGCTAGTGGAGCCATTCCCTCTATTTTTAGTCCTGTAGCAATTGAAGATCAAATATTAACAGATGGTGGTGTTAGCAACAATTACCCTATTGAAGAACTGAAGAAGAAAGGTGTAGATGTTATTATTGGCATTAACGTACAGGATAGCTTAGTAGATCGTAAAAACTTAAGCTCTGCTTTCGAAATTCTTACGCAGGTAAATAATTTTAGGACCATACAAGATATGGAGAGTAAGCGTGAAAAAACAGACATTTACATAAGACCAGATATTACTAAGTACAACGTATTGTCTTTTGATGATGGCGACTCTATCATTAAAAACGGATACAAGGCTGCGCTTTTAAAATTTGAAGATTTAAAACGTGTCGCACTTAGACAAAAGCCTAAAAAAGCTTCAAAGGTAGATGTCAAATCTTCCGATGTTCTTTACATTAAAGATATTATTGTTACGGGAAACAAAAATTACCCAAGATCCTATATTCTTGGTAAGCTTAAAATTAGAGACTACACGTTAATTACCTATGAAGATTTTAACTATGGCATAAACAACCTTTCTGCAACAGGAAATTTTAATAGAGTAAACCATCAACTAATTCCAGATGGAGATGGCTACAGGGTTAGTATAGATGTTATAGAAAGTAATGAAAAAATGCTCCTAAGATTAGGGCTTCATTATGATGATTTATACAGAACTGCAGGATTGCTAAACATAACTAGAAAACGTCTTTTATTTAAAAATGACATTACTTCTTTAGACTTTATCTTGGGAGACAATGTGCGTTATAATTTTGAATATTATATAGATAAAGGAAGGTATTGGAGTGTTGGCGTAAAGTCCAGATACAACTCATTTGAAAAGAATATAAACTTCTCTTTAATAAGAGAAAACACCAACATTCCTAACTTTGATGTTAACCAAATTGAAGTAAATTTTGAAGATCTTACCAATCAAATATATGGGCAAACTTTGTTTAGACAGCAGTTTCAACTTGGGCTAGGCTTGGAACATAAATATCTTAGAATAGATTCTGAAACAATTGGATTAGATGAAAACACCCAATTACGCGGCATCATAATTGAAAACAGCCATATCTTTAGCACTTTTGGAAACTTGAGGTTAGATACTTTCGACAATAAATACTATCCTACTAATGGTGTGTTCTTTGATGGTGATTTTCATCTGTATGCTTTTTCTAGCGACTTTAATAATGATTTTGAAGAGTTCTCTATAGCTAAAGGAAAAATTGCTTACGTATTTTCTCCACTACACAAATTCGCCTTTAAAATTGGCTCTGAAGCTGGTTTTAAAATTGGAAATTCTAATATGAATACTTTAGATTTCTTTTTAGGCGGCTATGGTAATAAACCTATTAATGGTATTGTCCCATTTTATGGTTATGATTTTATAAGCCTCTCTGGAGACAGCTATATAAAAGGAACGTTAGATTTAGATTTTGAAGTCTTTAATAAGAATCACATAATAGCTAGCGCCAATTTTGCAAATGTTGAAGATGGATTGTTTAAAAATGGAAATTGGTTAACTTCTCCAGATTTTAGTGGGTATGCACTTGGCTACGGTATCGAAACACTTTTAGGACCTGTAGAGGTTAAATGGAGTTATTCTCCAGAGGTAGATGAAAGCCAATATTTCTTTGTAGTTGGGTTTCGCTTTTAA
- a CDS encoding LysE family translocator — MALTKLFIITYIAALVGVIPPGLVNMSVAKTCVERGRKNGMFAALGASVTVLFQALIAILLAKYIFDNPFVRNILLRTGLVIFGIMAIYFFVKAKQHHPEFKVPKQAGSRSFFKGFGVSALNIFPIPYFCVISTAFNAKGTVDYGNLEILLFMLAAGLGTFTTLYFYVLSFLKIESKTQTFSKYSNYFMAALMAILVVIALIRIYYPFHIE, encoded by the coding sequence TTGGCGTTAACCAAACTTTTTATAATTACATATATAGCTGCTCTCGTAGGTGTTATACCTCCAGGTTTGGTAAACATGTCTGTGGCTAAAACTTGTGTAGAGCGTGGCCGTAAAAATGGAATGTTTGCTGCCTTAGGTGCATCTGTAACTGTACTGTTTCAAGCTTTAATTGCCATACTGCTAGCTAAATATATTTTTGACAACCCATTTGTTAGAAATATTTTATTAAGAACAGGTCTTGTAATTTTTGGAATTATGGCCATTTACTTTTTTGTTAAGGCTAAACAACATCATCCAGAGTTTAAGGTGCCTAAACAAGCAGGATCTCGCAGTTTCTTTAAAGGCTTTGGAGTGTCTGCATTAAATATTTTCCCGATACCATATTTTTGTGTTATTAGTACAGCATTTAATGCCAAAGGAACTGTAGATTATGGTAACCTGGAGATTCTTTTATTTATGCTGGCAGCAGGATTAGGTACATTTACAACCCTGTACTTTTATGTCTTATCCTTCCTTAAGATTGAGTCTAAAACCCAAACGTTTTCTAAATATTCCAATTATTTTATGGCTGCTCTTATGGCCATATTGGTAGTAATAGCTTTAATAAGAATTTATTATCCATTTCATATAGAGTAA
- a CDS encoding exodeoxyribonuclease III, with protein sequence MKIVSYNVNGIRAAMRKDLISWLSQTDADVVCLQEIKANPDQFDETEFHDIGYKYCYWYPAQKKGYSGVALLCKTKPNHVEYGTGIATMDFEGRNIRADFNDVSVMSMYLPSGTNSARLDFKLNYMDEFLEYSKNLRHSIPNLVVCGDYNICHKPEDIHDPVRLKNVSGFLPVERDWLTKFIDSGFIDSFRVFNDQPENYTWWSYRANARANNKGWRLDYLMVTPPLQEKLKRSVILKDAVHSDHCPVLLELDL encoded by the coding sequence ATGAAAATAGTATCCTATAACGTTAACGGTATAAGAGCAGCAATGCGAAAAGACTTGATAAGCTGGCTTTCTCAAACAGATGCAGATGTAGTCTGTTTACAGGAAATTAAAGCTAATCCAGATCAATTTGATGAAACAGAATTTCATGATATAGGTTACAAGTATTGTTATTGGTATCCTGCTCAAAAAAAAGGATATAGCGGCGTTGCTTTACTCTGCAAAACTAAACCCAACCACGTTGAATATGGAACAGGTATAGCTACAATGGATTTTGAAGGTAGAAATATTAGAGCAGATTTTAATGATGTTTCTGTAATGAGCATGTACTTACCGTCTGGAACAAACTCTGCAAGATTAGACTTTAAGCTAAATTACATGGATGAATTTTTAGAATACTCTAAAAATTTAAGACACAGTATACCTAATCTTGTTGTTTGTGGAGATTATAATATTTGTCATAAACCAGAAGACATTCACGATCCTGTAAGATTAAAAAATGTATCTGGATTTTTACCTGTAGAAAGAGATTGGCTCACAAAATTTATTGACAGTGGTTTTATAGATTCTTTTAGAGTTTTTAATGACCAGCCAGAAAACTATACGTGGTGGAGCTACCGTGCAAATGCAAGAGCTAATAACAAAGGTTGGCGTTTAGATTATTTAATGGTTACACCTCCATTACAAGAAAAACTAAAACGTTCCGTTATTTTAAAAGATGCAGTGCATAGCGATCATTGTCCTGTATTATTAGAATTAGATTTATAA
- a CDS encoding metallophosphoesterase: MSSQKRFSRAYKEAKRISFNDDSKLVFFSDCHRGDNSFADDFANNKNVYFHALKHYYKEGFTYCELGDGTELWENIEFDTILRAHKNVFELLKAFYLENRLHIVYGNHDMVLRDQSYVKKHIYTYFDHRTGKDLPLFPSIQFPEALVLAHEISKQEIFCVHGHQADFMNYVGWRINRFLVRILWKPLQIVGIADPTSPAKNYKELIKVERRTKKWIVNNNNLLTITGHTHRPRFPEPGDIAYFNDGSCVHPRSITGLEIERGNISLIKWDIATTNEGFLKIERVLLEGPTPLKDYITT; this comes from the coding sequence ATGTCTTCACAAAAACGGTTTTCTAGAGCATATAAAGAGGCCAAACGTATATCATTTAATGATGACTCTAAGCTTGTTTTTTTTAGTGATTGCCATAGAGGAGACAATAGTTTTGCAGACGATTTTGCCAATAACAAAAACGTATACTTTCACGCTTTAAAGCATTACTACAAAGAAGGCTTTACATATTGTGAATTAGGAGATGGAACAGAACTATGGGAAAATATAGAGTTTGACACTATTTTAAGAGCACACAAAAATGTTTTTGAACTTTTAAAAGCATTCTATCTTGAAAATAGATTACATATTGTCTACGGAAATCACGATATGGTTCTGCGTGACCAATCTTATGTTAAAAAACATATATACACATATTTTGATCACCGTACAGGAAAGGATTTACCATTGTTTCCAAGTATTCAATTTCCTGAAGCATTAGTGTTAGCACACGAGATTAGTAAACAAGAAATATTTTGTGTACACGGCCATCAAGCAGATTTTATGAACTATGTAGGTTGGAGAATTAATAGGTTTTTAGTTAGGATTCTGTGGAAACCTCTACAAATTGTTGGTATTGCTGACCCTACAAGTCCTGCTAAGAATTATAAAGAACTTATTAAAGTGGAACGGCGTACTAAAAAGTGGATAGTTAATAATAACAACCTGCTAACTATTACAGGCCATACACATAGACCTAGATTTCCTGAGCCAGGAGATATTGCTTATTTTAATGATGGCAGCTGTGTGCACCCGAGAAGCATTACCGGTTTAGAAATAGAACGTGGCAACATCTCACTTATAAAATGGGATATTGCCACGACTAATGAAGGGTTTCTTAAAATTGAAAGGGTGCTCTTAGAAGGACCTACTCCTTTAAAAGATTACATTACAACCTAA
- a CDS encoding OmpA/MotB family protein: MNTIKLATVALTGSLLLTSCVSSKVYKDLEGKYADVKRENRSLKDDLSKFKTSSEEFETSLDVMTDKYASLKAEHDQLESDYNATKQSYESLQKSYDALEANSSKALAENSKQNRALIAELEDKKKALAEERATLDKLKADLETRSNRINELESVIAAKEAKMQALKTAVSSALGDFEGKGLTVEQRNGKVYVSMENKLLFNSGSWAVGSEGRRAVNQLGEVLASNPDIAVLIEGHTDNVPYGGNGPLQDNWDLSTKRATSIVNILRENSQIDPQNLTAAGRGEYLPIASNDSATGKAKNRRIEVILTPKLDEISKLLNDI, encoded by the coding sequence ATGAACACCATAAAATTAGCAACAGTTGCCCTTACAGGAAGTTTATTATTAACTTCTTGTGTTTCATCTAAAGTTTACAAAGATTTAGAAGGAAAATATGCAGATGTAAAACGAGAAAATAGAAGTTTAAAAGATGATTTATCTAAGTTTAAAACTTCAAGCGAAGAGTTTGAAACTAGCTTAGATGTTATGACAGATAAATATGCTTCACTTAAAGCAGAACATGATCAATTAGAAAGTGATTATAATGCTACTAAGCAATCTTATGAAAGCCTACAGAAATCTTATGATGCATTAGAGGCAAATAGTAGTAAAGCATTAGCTGAAAACTCTAAACAAAATAGAGCACTTATAGCAGAACTTGAAGACAAAAAGAAAGCATTAGCCGAAGAACGCGCGACATTAGATAAGCTTAAAGCAGATTTAGAGACAAGATCTAATAGAATTAACGAACTAGAAAGCGTTATTGCAGCCAAAGAAGCTAAGATGCAAGCTCTTAAAACAGCCGTCTCTTCTGCCTTAGGAGATTTTGAAGGAAAAGGGTTAACTGTTGAGCAACGTAATGGTAAAGTTTATGTTTCTATGGAAAATAAGCTGCTATTTAATTCTGGTAGTTGGGCTGTAGGTTCAGAAGGGCGTCGTGCTGTAAATCAACTTGGAGAAGTTTTGGCTTCAAATCCAGATATTGCTGTTCTTATTGAAGGTCATACAGACAATGTACCTTATGGTGGTAACGGCCCATTACAAGACAACTGGGATCTTTCAACTAAAAGAGCAACATCAATAGTAAATATTTTAAGAGAGAACTCTCAAATAGATCCGCAAAACCTTACTGCTGCAGGACGTGGCGAGTATTTACCAATAGCGTCTAATGATAGCGCAACTGGCAAAGCTAAAAACAGACGTATAGAAGTTATCTTAACGCCTAAATTAGATGAAATCTCTAAACTTCTTAACGATATATAA
- a CDS encoding MGMT family protein, with amino-acid sequence MKEPSFFDRVYDVAKLIPYGKVTSYGAIAKAIGAAKSARMVGYAMNNAGNIEDVPAHRVLNRNGVLTGKHHFNGTNLMQQLLEEEGHIIIDNQVQNFSDVFWDPMKEI; translated from the coding sequence ATGAAGGAGCCTAGTTTTTTTGATAGGGTTTATGACGTTGCAAAGTTAATACCCTATGGCAAGGTGACCTCTTATGGTGCTATTGCAAAGGCAATTGGTGCTGCAAAAAGTGCAAGAATGGTTGGTTATGCTATGAATAATGCAGGAAATATAGAAGATGTGCCAGCACATAGAGTTTTAAATAGAAACGGTGTGCTAACTGGCAAACATCATTTTAATGGTACAAATCTTATGCAGCAGTTATTAGAAGAAGAAGGTCACATTATTATAGATAACCAAGTGCAAAATTTTTCAGATGTATTTTGGGATCCTATGAAAGAGATTTAA